The Elaeis guineensis isolate ETL-2024a chromosome 13, EG11, whole genome shotgun sequence genome includes a region encoding these proteins:
- the LOC140853150 gene encoding probable disease resistance protein At1g61300 translates to MKQLQKIIASRLGMHSPDNEHESEQATAIFNHLKCRNFLLLLDDLWHKVDLEAVGVPIPSRRPTGQLKHKVVFTTRKEKVCGSMAAHKKIKINCLEQQDALQLSQDMVGQDTLESAPRIRRLAREVVEECRGLPLALTVIGKAM, encoded by the coding sequence ATGAAGCAGCTTCAAAAGATAATAGCCAGCAGGCTGGGGATGCATTCGCCGGATAATGAACACGAAAGCGAACAAGCCACTGCAATCTTCAACCACCTCAAGTGTAGGAACTTCTTGTTGCTGCTGGACGATCTATGGCACAAGGTGGATTTGGAGGCCGTTGGGGTTCCCATTCCTTCCAGAAGACCCACCGGCCAGCTCAAGCATAAGGTGGTGTTTACCACACGGAAGGAGAAGGTGTGTGGCTCCATGGCAGCCCACAAGAAGATCAAGATAAACTGTTTGGAGCAACAGGACGCATTGCAGTTGTCCCAGGATATGGTCGGCCAAGACACGCTCGAGTCTGCTCCAAGAATACGGAGGCTCGCAAGGGAAGTGGTCGAGGAGTGTCGTGGATTGCCCTTGGCTCTCACAGTCATCGGGAAGGCTATGTAA